AAAATTATTGCAAACACATTTTTTGGTGATTCAATAAATGCTAAAGGTAAGATAAAAGATGGCAACAGGGTAACTCTTCTGATTGATTGTATGCCTCAGAAGGATATTGATGTTTATGCGTCATCAAAAAGACGAATCTCTATTTTATCAAAAGCATTATATGAAGCAGAACATGGCAAACAAATTAAGCGAGCTATTTGTGCATTGACGAATAGTGAGGGAGAAGTAATTTCTGGTAGTTTTCCTTCTGAGAATTTGAATGTAGTCGGTCAGACTTTTCTTCTTGCAAAAAGTGATACAACAAGCGGTCCTACTGTAAGACGATATGGCAAAGCCGGAACTGATTCATTCTCGTTAAATAGATTAATAGGAGAAAAGTTAGCAGCCTCTATTACTTTTCTAACCAAGGATAGTCTGGAAGGAAAAACCTGGAAGAAAATACCTTCATCTACCGGATCATCAGCAAGTCTTCTTATTGGTTATTGTAAAAGTAATTTTGACTTAACAATTACCCCGATAATTACCGGAGGTGATATTGATGATTTTGACGATTATCAGAATGCTACTAAAACCGTTCTTGATCTTTTTAACAAAAGTAACTGTACTCCAGATGATGTTGTAGAAATTGCAGAAATCAAAGTTCTTGATAAAGCAAATAGAAAAATAAATTATGCCACATCTGCGACAATAGAAACTCTCAGAAAAGCTGCAAATGAATGGATCAAAGCATGCAATAACTGTCCTGATTTTAAACTTTTTGCTAAAATAAAGGCAACTAGTAAACTACTGAGTCCATGGGCAATAGCTCCTATCGAAGCAACCTATCTGACCCAAAACAAGTACATACGTGATGGTTTATCATCTACATCAGTAATCCCGATGAGTTTCACAGATACAATGACACTTTTTATATCTCAATCTGACAGTGTTAAACCAGCAGCATTAAGAAATCTTCAGAAACTTGCAAACCAGATTGAGCCTTTGTTTCGATACTGTGCATTGAGTAAGAATCAGTGGCCTTTATCAAAAAATAATCAACAGGTTGTGACAAAATCAGATAAAAATAGCCTTGCTTTGAGGGTAGCAACATTATTTGCAGTTCTTTTGTACAAAGCCGGAAGAAAAAAGGAGGAATATATGGATAGTTTTGCTTATCAATTAGGTCAGCTATGTTCTGCAATGGATGAATTACATATAGGCTATTGTCAGGACATGAGAAAGGGGGATATTCCCAACACACTTATTGGAAATGCTACTTATAATATTGCTTTACAAAGTCCAATAAAAGCATTGGCATTCTTAGCTTCTCGAATCAAACCTTATAAGGTATGGGCTAAGAAAAAGCGGGCAGAGAATAAAGAAATTACTGATAAGGCAATTATTGCCGGTTTATCTGCCTCTGTTTGGCTGGAAAGCCATTCATCGAATATAGAAAAGCATCTATCAGATAATTCTCAGTTAGTGAACGATACATATAAGACGGAGCTTATGCTGGGATATTTAGCTGGAAGGCCTTTTGGAAAAATGGAAAAAGAAAACAATGCAGAAGGAGTAGAGAAATGAAAGCAGAATTTAACAGACATGTAGGATTACTTGTATTAGATGTTACCATGTCCAACCCCAACGGAGATCCGGATATGGAATCGGAACCTAGAACCAGAGAACTGGATGGCTTGGGAATGATCAGCCCTGTTTCCTTGAAAAGAAAATTCCGGGATTTGGTAGGAGAAGAATCTGAGGTTTTTAATGCAGCAAAAGAAAAATTGAATTTAGGATCATCAACCAAGAATTCTTTTAGAATTTTAGAAGAACGTGGTCGTGACCGCGATGAAATAAAAAGTATGAATAAAGAGTTATTTCAGAAAATGTTCTGGGATGCTCGATTGTTTGGTAATACTTTTTTGGAATCGCTAAAAGACTCAGAACTTGATGCAGAACAAAAAGAAAAAAAGAAAGCAGGTGGATATAATCATTTGATTAATACTGGCGCAATGCAAATAGGTGTAGGTCTTTCAGTAGCCCCTATTGATGTCGTTCGAATGACCAATACAAATAAATCTGGAGTTGAGGCAGATAAAGATCGAGGAATGGCTCCTTTAGCTTTTCGGGTTGTTCAGCATGGTATTTATACAATTCCTATTTTCGTGAATCCAAGCATTGCTCAAAAGACGGGAGCAACGGCAGAAGATTTGGAATTATTTAAGTTTATATTACCCTATGTGTATCAGCATACTGCTTCTGCAATTAGACCTCAAATTTCCATTCTGCATGCATGGTTTGCGGAACACAAAAACGCATTGGGATCTTGCCCTGAGCATTTATTTATAAAGGCATTGACTCCTAAAGTTAAAGAAGAAATTAAGGAAAAGGTTAAAAACGGGGTTTCCAAACCATCCTCTATGGAAGATTATTATATTCCGTCAAAAAGTGATTTAGGTGATCTAATGAATCGTTTCAACAAAGTTGAAGATCTGATGGAGAATATTTAGATGAATTATATCGCTCATACTCCACCTTCAGAGAAACCAGAATTACAGCCTCATTTGTACTCTTCTCATATCAAAGAGATGGTGGAGTATGGTTGTCCTTTATTAAAGTATCTTCTGTCTTTTTCAGAAATAGATGGAGAACAAAAAAAGATACTGTTACAAACGTTTAAGGCTGCCTTAATGTTACACGATATGGGTAAGCTTGATGAAGAAAATCAATCTGTGTTAAGGGGTGAACGAAAAGGTAGATTACCTGTAGACCATCTCGATGCCGGAGTCGCTATTGCAGATTCTATGCAGAATGAATTGGCAGCATGGATTATCAGAGGTCATCATTCTCCTGGATTATCTAGTAAAAAATCTGAAAAGTATTTTATACGACAACTGACAGCTGAAACAGGAATGAAGCTCTCTACAACCAGTTTGCGTGGGTTGCGGCATAAAAGATTAGCAAATGGCAATTCTCTAGTGAAGGAAGATTTCTTAAGACATTTTGATGCTATAAAAAAAACAGATTCAAATATTAACAACTATATTGCCAGACAAAAAGAATGCTGTGGAGTTTGGCCGGATGTCTCAATGCGACTGCCTGAGAGTGGTCTAACAACTAGGCTGATACTTTCATGTCTGGTTGATGCCGATCATGGCAGCGCAGGAGCATATTCTTTAGGTACCTCGTTGCAGCCTTTTGTACCACTTAATACTTTATGGAATAAACGTTTGTCTGCACTTGATAAATATATCAGATCATTAAGAAAGGACGTTACAGGCTTAGAGAAAGAACGAAATGAATTGCGTGAGTTATTTTATCAACATTGTTACACCGATGAATTACTCAAATCGAAATTAGCTATGTGTTCAGCCCCTGTCGGGTTGGGAAAAACAACATCTGTGATGGCTTATCTGTTAAGAAAATCCATAGAGAATAATGCAAGCAGGATAATTGTTATAGCTCCATTTTCAAACATTATTGATCAAACTGTTAAAGTCCTTCGTAAAGCTATTGTTTTAGAAGGAGAAGAACCTGAACAAATTGTTGTGGCACATCATCATAAAGCAGATTTCAGCGACAAGGATATGCGGCAATATACTGTGCTTTGGCGTGCTCCTATAGTAGTGACCACTGCTGTTCAGTTTTTTGAAACCCTTGCAAGTGCTAATCCTACAAAGTTGAGGAAGTTACAGGCTGTTGTGGGGGCCTCAATCTTTATTGATGAATCACATGCCTGTCTTCCTGCCTGGCTGCTAAAAATAAGCTGGCATTGGCTGCGTGAATTATCGAATAGTTGGGGCTGCAATATTGTTTTTTCTTCCGGATCAATGGTGGAATTCTGGAACGATAGATATCTAATCGGAGAGGAAGAAGTACAGCAGTTGCCTGACCTTTTTTCCAAGAATCTACAAAAGAAGGCAATGGTAGCGGAAACTAAAAGGGTCGAATTTAGAGAATTTGAAGATGCGTTATCGCTAAATGACATTATTGATAAAATTCAGGATATACAGTTATGGAATGGGCTTCATAAGCAGATAAGACCATCATGTTTGATAATTATGAATACGGTACAATCAGCCGCTGTAGTTGCCTATAGTTTAGCGTCTGTTTTAAACGATATGGGCAATTCTTTACAAAATAAGCAAGTTCTTCATCTTAGTACAGCCCTTGCTCCTAAAGACAGAGATATTATCTTAAAAGAAATCCAGAGAAGACAGGAAGATAGCGAATGGAATCAAAGTCGTTGGTATCTGATCGCAACAAGTTGTGTGGAAGCAGGAGTTGATCTGGATTTTTCAATTGGATTTCGTGAAAGATGTTCTGTAACAAGTTTTCTGCAAGTGGCAGGAAGGATAAACCGGCATGGATTACGTTCAAGTGGATTACTTTATGACTTTAGTATTGTACCTGAGAATGGTTTAAATAAACATCCTGGTTTTGAAGACGCAAGTATTGTGTTCTTGGAATTATGGAGTGATATAATTCGACCAGAAATATCATTAGCAGAATTATCGACAACGGCTATTCGAAAGGAATATTCTAGAATTAATGAAAAAGATAAAGAAGGATCTGATAATATTTTTTTTGAAGAGAAAAAGCTTGATTTTCAGGAAGTAGAAAGGGAATATCATATTATTAAAACGGATACCGCAACTGTAATTATAGATGCAGATGTAGTTCAAAAACTGGAATTAGGAATACCAGTTAGTTGGCAAAACATACAGGAAAGCTCTGTTCAATTATGGTCGAATAAAATTCAAAAGTGGCATTTACATCCGGTAGCACGTTGTAAAAATGATGATATATTTTCATGGACGGATACATATGAATATGATTCATCCTTTCTTGGGATTATGGGTGGAATTCTTAAAATAGATAAATTTTTTAAGAATGAAGGTGGCATCATCTGAATGAAAATGGTTCTTCCCGAGGTCTCCGGGGCTTTGCCCCGGAGAGGGGGGAGCGGAAGACTCCCCGTCGGGGCCGGGCGGCGCGAGAGCAAGCCCGGTGAGCCCCGG
This Sediminispirochaeta bajacaliforniensis DSM 16054 DNA region includes the following protein-coding sequences:
- a CDS encoding type I CRISPR-associated protein Cas7, translating into MKAEFNRHVGLLVLDVTMSNPNGDPDMESEPRTRELDGLGMISPVSLKRKFRDLVGEESEVFNAAKEKLNLGSSTKNSFRILEERGRDRDEIKSMNKELFQKMFWDARLFGNTFLESLKDSELDAEQKEKKKAGGYNHLINTGAMQIGVGLSVAPIDVVRMTNTNKSGVEADKDRGMAPLAFRVVQHGIYTIPIFVNPSIAQKTGATAEDLELFKFILPYVYQHTASAIRPQISILHAWFAEHKNALGSCPEHLFIKALTPKVKEEIKEKVKNGVSKPSSMEDYYIPSKSDLGDLMNRFNKVEDLMENI
- a CDS encoding CRISPR-associated helicase/endonuclease Cas3; the protein is MNYIAHTPPSEKPELQPHLYSSHIKEMVEYGCPLLKYLLSFSEIDGEQKKILLQTFKAALMLHDMGKLDEENQSVLRGERKGRLPVDHLDAGVAIADSMQNELAAWIIRGHHSPGLSSKKSEKYFIRQLTAETGMKLSTTSLRGLRHKRLANGNSLVKEDFLRHFDAIKKTDSNINNYIARQKECCGVWPDVSMRLPESGLTTRLILSCLVDADHGSAGAYSLGTSLQPFVPLNTLWNKRLSALDKYIRSLRKDVTGLEKERNELRELFYQHCYTDELLKSKLAMCSAPVGLGKTTSVMAYLLRKSIENNASRIIVIAPFSNIIDQTVKVLRKAIVLEGEEPEQIVVAHHHKADFSDKDMRQYTVLWRAPIVVTTAVQFFETLASANPTKLRKLQAVVGASIFIDESHACLPAWLLKISWHWLRELSNSWGCNIVFSSGSMVEFWNDRYLIGEEEVQQLPDLFSKNLQKKAMVAETKRVEFREFEDALSLNDIIDKIQDIQLWNGLHKQIRPSCLIIMNTVQSAAVVAYSLASVLNDMGNSLQNKQVLHLSTALAPKDRDIILKEIQRRQEDSEWNQSRWYLIATSCVEAGVDLDFSIGFRERCSVTSFLQVAGRINRHGLRSSGLLYDFSIVPENGLNKHPGFEDASIVFLELWSDIIRPEISLAELSTTAIRKEYSRINEKDKEGSDNIFFEEKKLDFQEVEREYHIIKTDTATVIIDADVVQKLELGIPVSWQNIQESSVQLWSNKIQKWHLHPVARCKNDDIFSWTDTYEYDSSFLGIMGGILKIDKFFKNEGGII